The genomic interval GTCCTTTTCTCCATTAACAAAACTGTAAGAAAAGTCTGGTAGGACGGAATATATCTTTTGAAACTACGAATTTTCTGCGCTTAAATAGGATTCCCATATCTCCATTAATGTCATTATAGCTGTGTGCTTTATAAAGTCAGTAGCATGAACTTAATTAgtgaaaatgatttaaatttttccattttaattttttaCAGTGTTAAACATATTTACTATCGTAAGCTATGAGTCCTGCGGTTTCATGGTCCACCGACGTATATTACGAAATATTGTTGTAAGCAAAAATGAGTGCAAAAAATGTTTAACGCAAAGTTAAGTAAACGAGATGTTTATCATAAAGATGATGCACGTGGTGTGCATGTATCTGTTAAGTCTTTCTGTTTATCTGTGTCAAATATTCATGTGTCATTAAAATATCGTCGTGACGTCAAAACACAGATACAGCCTATAGTCAGCTGTTACCGGGCTATAAATAACCTTAGGTTTTAAAGCGGGCACAAAGTGGGTTcccatgtttataaaacatgatcACTAAAATTGTGTGAAGGACATTGGACGATATTCTCCACTTTATCAGAGTCCCATAGAGGCGTTAAGTTTACTTAGTAACTAATTTAGTAGCTGcagttttttaatgaaaatttccaGGCTAAGAAAAGTGGTCGCTTTTGGTAGAACTATTTACTTGTTGTTATTAAGATGctcaaataattgttttgattGATCAAATTATTTGCTTATCAGCAATCGCTCTAATTATTGTTTATAATCAGTTGATCACAATTGCAGGCATTTTAAAACGAACCTAAGAAATACTAACAAATGTTGTCTAAATGTTGTCTAAAACCAAAGATTGTGAAAAATGAAAGCGTATGTACAtgtgagtcttgttctgagaaaactgggcttaatgcatgtggtttagtgtcgtcccagattagcctgtgcagtccgcacaggctaatctgggacgacacttttcgcctaaattggattttgctaagaagagacttcttttaaacgaaaaatgtcataaaagcggaaagtgtcgtccctgattagcctgtgcgaacgcactttacgcgcatgcattatgcccagtttcctcagaacacgactcatttgtgcTGCAATGACTATTTCCAAACCGCATCATCATTTGTAAATTGTAATTCAAAATTTACTTTCGTGTATACGTTTCACGTAAACCCTTTACAAAAAATTACGGGCCCGTTGGTATGCAGCTCTGCGGCCTATTGACCCGTGTCTCGACCGACTTGTTCGAGTAAAATTATGTGATATCTTATGTTAATTCAGTCACCCTCTGAATGAACATGCTAATGACTGGAGCAGGTTGACAGTGAATGTGTTCGTTCGATGGCAAGACATAATGTTCTCACAATCTGATTAACTGGAACCTCAATAAGTTTTATAAAGCTCAGATCATCGATTTGCAAtcattattttgttgttattgacAGCCAAAACGACAGCTGGCACCTTATTGCTTATTTTTCGTCGCATGCGCATTGAGTCTTCTTATAAAGTGATCATCAACCTAAGTTGCGCAAaagatttgagcctcgctctgggaacacgtgacttattgcatgtgcgtaaagtgccgtccatgataagcatgtgcagtccgcatatcaGTTGCGACACTTACGCATTAACTAGATTTTGGTTGAAAAGGGCCTCCccttaaaagaaaaattccagTAAAGAGGAAAGTTTCGCTTCATTTCGTCCCTGATGAGCGTGTGCGGCCTgccaggctaatctgtgatggcACTTAAAgtacatgctttaagcccatGTTGTCcagaattatttttatattgattcAGCCTTTAGCTTTCAGTTGAGAAcgatattaattaatatatagtaCTTGAACCCAACAGGCATTCTCTTATTATTCACAACAATCTTACTCTTTCTCGAAGTCAATAAGGATACATTAATATAAATCAGCATCTTTCGTTTTCACACGATAATCTGTGAACCTGTCGCTTTAAGAAAATTATCTATCAACTATGAACCCACCGGGTTGTCCTTGTAGACTTGCGTAAGATATgagaaaatcattgataaatattTGCTATTCACTTCACTTGATTCCCGGCCTTGCTCGAGTTTTTCGTATTGACACGAGGCTAGTTGCTGACATTATGTCACATAACGCGCACCTCAGTAGATAATACCGTCTCACAGCGAGTcagtgtttctatttataaaacgGTATGATTGCTATTATCTAGTTTTGTCAACGTCTGCATACCTCTTGTCACCATATTCAATCGTTCAAGCATAGTTGAATATTCAAGATCATACTATCTCTTTTCGTTTGAAGTCATGGCCACTCACAACTATTTTCACTATATAAGATTTTCTATgaatgtgaatattatattcgCGATAAGCTAATATTCCATACGATTGCTTGTTATTGTTTTGGGGCGATTGTTACGTTTAAATATCTCTTAAGTAACTACCTGCCCCCCCTCCCcacccctcccccacccccccaccccccaaagaaaaaagaacagaaaaacaacaaaaacgaaCAACAACAAAACGAAAAAACACCACTAAACAAATAACAACGAACGAACAAACTTCAACGTCACTACGTGAGTCCATGGAAGTTGGGAATGTATAGTAATAAAAATATACTGGATGGTAATAACTCAAGTGCGCATTGTCCAATATAGCTTTTGTTCAATGGTATCcaagtttaaatgtttatttacagcACTTGTAAGTTTGGTTAAATTAAGTTTTCCTTCTGTCTACTAAAACAATGTCCTTCATAGTGACCTTTTATACGCGTTGATATGTGTGTGACCTTTGATACGCGTGGATATGTGTGTTTCCTTTTATACGCGTACATATGTGTGTGACCTTTTATACACGAGGATATCATGTGTATGACCTTTTATACGGGTGGATATGTGTGTGACCTTTTATACGCGTGGATATGTGTGTGACCTTTTATACGCGTGGATATGTGTGTGACCTTTTATACGCGTGGATATGTGTGTGACCTTTTATACGCGTGGATATGCGCGATACCTTTCACACGTATGGATATGTGTGTGACCTTTTATACGCGTGGATTTGTGTGTGACCTTTTATACGCGTGGATATCATGTGTATGACCTTTATTACGCGTGGATATGTGTGTAACCTTTTATACGCGTGGATATGTGTGTGACCTTTTATACGCGTGGACAAGTGTGAGACCTTTTATACGCGTGGATATGTTTATGACCTTTTATACGCGTGGATATGTGCGATACCTTTCATATTTATGGATATGTGTGTGACCTTTTATATGCGTGgatatgtgtgttaccttttaTACGGGTCGATATGTGTATGACCTTTTATACGGGTGGATATGTGTGTGACCTTTTATACGGCCGGATATGTGTGTGACCTTTTAAACGGTAGATATGTGTGGGACCTTTAATACGCGTGGATATGTGTGTGACCTTTTATACGTGTGGATATTAGCGTGACCTTTTATACACGTGGATATAAGTGTGAACTTGTATACGCGTGGATTTGTGTGTGAACTTTTATACGGGTGGATATGTGTGTGACCTTTTATACGGTTGGATATGTGTGTGACCTTTGATACGCGTGGACATGTGTGTGACCTTTTATACGGGTGGATATGTGTGTGACCTTTATTACGCGTGGATTTGTGTGTGACCTTTTATACGTGTGGATATTAGCGTGACCTTTTATACGCGTGGATATGTGTGTGAACTTATACGCGTGGATTTGTGTGTGAACTTTTATACGCGTGGATTTGTGTGTGAAATTTTTATACGCGTGGATTTGTGTGTGTGGAATTTTTATACGCGTGGATATGTGTGTGACCTTTTATACGTGAGGATATTAGCGTGACCTTTTATACGTGTGGGATATTATACTATTATACGCGTGGAAACTGCTCAAACACACTGAAAACAGTTCCATCGAGTTCTTTCCACCGCTTTCGCACCATTTTCCTGTCTTTGAAGTACGAAAACTTCGCCACAATGTTCCTTACTTTTCCCGCAGTCGGTGCGCCAGGGGAACGATGCACAAGTTCGAATTTAATGGAATCCACCAACTCGCGTGCAATGTGGAAATCGTCCTCGAGATGTTGACGAATCTTACGCTCCGTCACTTCCGGCGTCTCGTTACCTGAAGCGTTGTCTTCCGGAACACTGGTGAACATAAGATTATTTCTCATGCTCTGTGACTGGAGATACGAAACATCATCGCGCAAGTCTTCTCGCTCCTTCTCGAGCTCGTCGATACGTGACGCCATCTGCGCTGCGTGGACGTCCGCCCCGTCCACCTTGTCTTCAACCCGCTTCACTCGATCGTCCAGCTTCTTCATCCGCTCGTCCAATGCCACCCACAACTTTTTGATGTCCGTCTTCATGCCCCCGATCCTCTTCTCAATGACTTcaacaatttttaatttattctctACGGACTCTAGTCGGTTACTTATAGATTTCATAATCTCCATAAGGTCCCTATTCGTAGGTTCGGAATTGCCACCGTCCGCCATTTTTGTGACACTATTTTAGCATCCACTGGCACAAACACACTATCACTCAGTTGTGTGTGAACTTTTATACGCGTGGATATGTGTGTGGAATTTTTATACGCGTGGATTTGTGTGTGAAATTTTTATACGCGTGGATTTGTGTGTATGACCTTTTATACGTGAGGATATTAGCGTGACCTTTTATACGTGTGGGATATGTGTGTGACCTTTTATACGTGTGGATATTAGCGTGACCTTTTATACGCGTGGATATGTGTGTGACCTTTTATACGCCTTGATATGTGTGTAACCTTTTATACGCGTGGATATGTGTGTGACCTTTTATACGCGTGGATATGTGTGTGACCTTTTATACACGTGGATATGTGTGTGACCTTTGATACGTGTGGATATTAGCATGACCTTTTATACGCGTGGATATGTGTGTGACGTTTTATACGTGGATATGTGTGTGAACTTTCATACGCGTGAATAAGTGTGTAACCTTTTATAAGTGTGGATATTAGCGTGACCTTTTATACGCGTGGATATGTGTGTGAACTTTTATACGCGTGGATATGTGTGTGACCTTTTTACGTGTGGATATAAGCGTGACCTTTTATACGCGTGTATATGTTTGTGAACTTAAATACGCGTGGATATGTGTGTAACCTTTTATACGCGTGGATATGTGTGTGACCTTTGTTACGCGTGGATATGTGTGTGACCTTTTATACGCGTGGATATGTGTGTGACCTTTTATACGTGTAGATATGTGTGTGACCTTTTATACGCGTGGATATGTGCGTGACCTTTTATACGCGTGGATTTGTGTGTGAACTTTTATACGCGTGGATATGTGTATGACCTTTTATACGCGTGGATATTTGTGTGACGTTTTATACGCTTGGATATGTGTGTGACCTTTTATACGCGTGGATATGTGCGTGACCTTTTATATGCGTGGATATGTGTGTTTGACCTTTTATACGTGTGGATGTGTGTGTGAACTTTTATACATGTGGATATATGTGTGACCTTTTATACGCGTGGATATGTGTTTGACCTTTTATACGCGTGGATATTAGCGTGACCTTTTATACGCGTGCAAATGTGTATGACCTTTTAACAGCGTGGATATGTGTGGGACCTTGTATACGCGTGGATATGTGTGTGACCTTTTATACGCGTTGATATGTGTGTAACCTTTTTTACGCGTGGATATTAGCGTGACCTTTTATTCGCGTGCATATGTGTGTGACCTTTTATATCGCGGATATGTGTGTGACCTTTTATACGTGTGGATGTGTGTGTGAACTTTTATACGTGTGGATatatgtgtgaacttttatacgTGTGGATTTGTGTGTGAAATTTTTATACGCGTGGATATGTGTGTGACCTTTTATACGCGTGGATATGTGTGTGACGCTTATACGCGTGGATATTAGCGTGACCTTTTATACGTGTGGATAAGTGTGTGAACTTTTATAAGCGTAGATTTGTGTATGAACTTTTATACGCGTGGATATGTGTGTGAACTTTTATACGCGTGGATACGTGTGTGACATTTAATACATCATCGGTTATGTCCGCGGGGAATTTTTTTGTGACCTTTCTCCGTCCTCTCTAATAAGATTTGTTGATCAGACGATTTCGAATATATTTATGTTCAAGAAATCGTAACGAATTTAATTTTCGTCGAGCATTCGCTAAAATGCATTTCAATACGTCAACAAAGCGGTTCAGATTCGGGGTTCTGAGCGGGTTAGCTATCGTTAGAGGTCAGCGAATTTGCATATTTGTTAATATAAGGGTGTGAATCATGTAACTTTAAAGTATCTTAGACTCTTCCCCACCCCGTTAAACTCTTTCTCGGACGCTGTTATCGGGGCATGACATTGCGATTATGAAAGTCAGGTTACATTGCACTATTAATATATCAACCTGTAGGACATCTGGGTTACGattgtgtattttttctgcaGCGCACACCATATGTCTCACAATGTGATAATAGTTTAAACCTGATAGTAGGCGTTTTATCAAGATTGCTGAATGGCAGAAAAAGCAAATTCCTACGAAATACTTGGTATAAAAGTGAggaattattctttaaaaaaatagttaaatgaataattgttgaATCTGTGTAGCGCGCAGCTTAAATTGACTTGTTATGGTTGTCGTGAATTATAAATGCTACTTCGTAGTATGCGTGGGAATTTAAAAGTGCGACGTCATTGTAAACATATTAACATTCTGATAGTTATTACATTTTTGTCTGACCCAATATTTGTTATATTCACACTGGGATCGTTGCTGTGTACTTTCAGACGGCTCGGATCCCTCGTGTGATGTCGTCAAGGACACGGAATCAGTGCTTGGCAACGAGGTGAAAAACATTTTCAGCGACAGTTTTCAGACTAAAAAATAAGTTGCTTAGATAAAGTATCACATTTGAAGACAAACGTGTACAGTCATTATTTCACCATGTATGAGACGTTAACATAACTTTCTTCTGGCCTGTAAAATCCTCTTTAATTTCGGGTCTTGATGTAAACGGATGATATTTTTACAGTATTCATTCAGTTGACATTTACTAGCGATTGTTATGTACAATTAcattttatagttttatttattttacaataagcATATTCTTTAATTTGTTATGAACAGTGAAATCTGGATTTAGATTAATCAAGATAAATAAATGTCTACGTTTAACAATGAGCGCAAATGAGTTCGAACGTACAACGCGTAGTATTATCAGCTGTTCGTAGTAAACATTGCTCAGCGCCGATATAACAATTCATTGGCTCCAAATGGTGTAGTATGTTTCTCTAGTTTAATCATGTAAAATAACTTTCGTTGGTTGTCCGAATGCGGTAATATCTGCTTTAAAAAGAATATTCTTCATAAAGATTGCATGAAGATCGCAGAATTGTGCGGATATCTTTTGATTGACTTGTAACCGTCATTTCACGAGAACATAGAAGACAATGTTGTTGATTTGTACGCCATAGATCATTCATGAATAGTGTGTATGTTGGTGTAAATCAGATGTTGTTTTGAACAAGTGATTTGTCTAGACAATTGAGTAATTCCAAGTAAAGaacatataatacaaaatgaTTAATTGAAAATGTAGTACCTTATTGGTATGGTGATGTTGACGCTAGTTTTGCGCATTTTGTTGTTCGATGGTTATACTCAGTACGTTGTTTACGAGGTAACTGGCgtcgtttattttttatttcaattagaCTTAGATTCGATAGGAGTAACAAATCCAacttaaaaacaacttttttcgtTAAGGCCGACTTCGGAGTGTTGTTTGACGTGGACGGTGTTTTGGCGCGCGGCTCTACTCCGCTGACGGCTGCTGTGGAAGGCATACGTCTGCTCAAGGACGACCAGGGCAACCTGCGAGTTCCGGTCGCCTTCGTGACGAACTCGCGCAACTGCAACCAGGACAATGCGGCACCGATTCAGAAATGGCTCGATATTCAGGTAAGCTTCCGCGAAATTATGGGCCCTAAACTTGGACAATAAATAAGTGTATGTTGACTTGTACTCGCTTTGAGTGGGTCGCTTTGAAAACGGCTCGGAAAGATGGTATTATCACGATTTAGATAAATACCATTAAAATGTATACTTAAGTATGTTAGTCTCTAACCCTATTTAAAGTTACTGTTGCATATTACTGAGGTAGCAAATGAATTTTTTtagaacaaaaatatataatcttaTTATCGATCGTTTGCGTTGTTAAGAATTCATTTTCTTATTTTACCAATTTGATATATTATCGCCAAAACTACCATACACTGTAATATCTTACGTTTCAAATGATGTCATTTATCATTGCGTGATGCATAACTTGTATCTCAAGACGTAACTCGTGTGGTTTGTTTGTCATGACGTTCTTTATGACGTGTATCTCATAAGGTCATGTGTGTGTTTTGATCGTCATAACTTTGTTTGAGACGTGTATCTCACGACGTCACTCGCTTGATCGTGCAGGTaactatatgttttatttaaactggaATCTTGTTTTCAGGTGACGCCGGACCAGGTTATCCACGCGCCGACGCCAATGAAGCTGCTCACGAAGTTCCACGATAAGCACGTGCTCGTTATCGGACAGGAGTACCGAGTAGAGATAGCTCATGGGTATCATTTTCGAGATGGTGATTAAAGTCATAATTTCTTTAGGAacataaaaaatatcaacaacacATACATCATTTTAAACAACAATAAGGATGGTTCAATGgttttgaataatttatttgtgttgtcTGATATATAAGTTAGTACCGTACGATATTAAAGggacatttcacagattttggcacgtattgaagtttgtcattaaatgctttaaattggtAAATGGAAACATTGGAACTCAAAAgctcaattaaaatattattaaagaaagCAAAGCATCCTAAAATGCACACATGAGTCAGTTTTCTTGACCGCGCTCTCAGACTTGGCTTCACGAACGTGTGCACCCTTGCCGACATCCAGAAGGCGTACCCGCTGCTGGACATGGTCGACCACGAGAACCGCAACGTCGTCGCCGTCGGCAATCATCCTGAGGACACGCATTTTCCCGCCGTCGAAGGTAGGTCGAGTGACGAGCAATACCAGATGGCAGATGTGATACTATCGGTGGCTTAAATACTTGTCCGCTTTAATGATTATGTCGATGCAATAGAATATGTATACCGAGGGTTTCGACCATGCTGTGACATAAGTCGTTGAGGTTTGCACTTCtaatgtttgaatagtttttttaatgtgataataaacagtattttttgCTCCTATATATTTGCAGTTTAATATAATCATCATACAGTTACTGGTTTGTTATAATGTTAGTATATTAGTAGCGTTTAAGGATCGTCTGGTCTTGATTTAAtctaaaaatatgtatattggtttttaaaatgtttacGTGCGAACAATTCCATATTATAACGTCATTTCCGGTTACAGCGGTGCTGCTCCTCGGCGAGCCGATCGACTGGGAGTCGCATCTGCAGCTACTGGTTGACCTAATCCTCACCGACGGGAAGCCGGTGAGCGGCCACGTCCCCACGGACGTGCACTGTGTACGCCAACTTCCGGTCATCGCCTGCAACATGGACCTCGTGTTCATGCATCAGGCGTGTATGCCCCGGTTTGGACATGGCGCGTTCCTTGTATGCCTCGATGCTCTGTACAAGGTATATTGAGTTATTTTGTTTCCGGCTTATTGAGACACACTTCAGTCCGTTTTTCGgaagataacattctttaagtatTTTTAGAGATCTTTAGAACGCTCCACAACTAAGTAGTACACTGTTAGTTGAAAAACACCAGGTCACCAGGCCAAATCTAAGAAAAAAACCTGCTCATAACGCTAAAGTCCAAATCGTCGCCTTAATTCTAAAGACGCGAAtgtcaaaaattgcaaaaatgGCATATTTGGTATCATTTTGTCGGGATCCACGAGCTCTAAACGCTGCAACAAAGGGCATATGTGTACCTTACTTTACTAAAGCACTATTGACCCCTCAACATTGGCGAAACGTGACAATGTTCTATTCGTTTTAATTCCAAAATCGCGAATGTCTTTGTGTATGATTCAGCCAATTATACGTCGCCTTAATTCTAAAGTCGcgaatgtaaaaataaatgcacaAATCGACAGattaacaaaaattattaattaatataactttttttattttaaaagcaattgtctttaaattttgcaaattgaTGGATTGCATACATCAACCACATgtgaaaatttcataaagatatcttgttttataatacatggtttgttatttcaaaactttaGAAGTGATTTTCTCAAAATCAGTTGTTTTGACTTTCGTGCATTTAGAATTAGTGCGACGAAATGTAAGactaaatcttaatgaaacttggccagaatgcttatcttgataatatctagtTCGAATCACATGCTCCTAAAAAATAGATAACCAGATTAAATCTTAGAAATACATTGTTATTgcctagatgccacatttatgacttgatcttaatgaaacttggtcggaatgtTCATGTTTACAATAACTAAGCCGACTTCGAATATGGCAAACATTCTCACAAGAAACTACCTTAGGAAATCTTAGGAAAATTGTGTTTTCTAGGCTACATAAAAGACTCACGCGTAGTTAAACTTggtcaaattgtttattttacaataccCAGGCCAAGATCGATTCTGGGGCACGTGtctccaaaaactaggtcaccaggtcagcCTTCAACAATGGTTTATGTCTGGTAGTTGTAGCTTTTATTACATCCGTTTTATGTCTGTATCATTTTTGCACATAACGAATATAGTTCGTTTTCATTATCACTAATGTTGGTTTAAGAAAATAACCGGAAAAGATCTGAAATACACCGCTCTGATCGGGAAGCCATGCGAGATCACGTACTGCTACGCAGAACACGTCATCAATGACGTCGCTAAGCGCATCGGCATCAATAAACCAATCAGAAAGCCTTCTTTCGTGGGCGACAACCCGGACACCGACGTGTTAGGAGCCAACTTGTATGACCGGTACCTCCAGCGCAACTGGGCTAACGAAGACAACGGGAACACTGAAGGAAGCACCGACCATGATCTTCCGGAATGCCGGACGATCCCCAAAGACGCGAAACTCTACGATCTTACGTGTCGCACGAAGGAGAGCCTTCTTGTCGGTA from Dreissena polymorpha isolate Duluth1 chromosome 1, UMN_Dpol_1.0, whole genome shotgun sequence carries:
- the LOC127858610 gene encoding haloacid dehalogenase-like hydrolase domain-containing 5 isoform X2 codes for the protein MHFNTSTKRFRFGVLSGLAIVRDGSDPSCDVVKDTESVLGNEADFGVLFDVDGVLARGSTPLTAAVEGIRLLKDDQGNLRVPVAFVTNSRNCNQDNAAPIQKWLDIQVTPDQVIHAPTPMKLLTKFHDKHVLVIGQEYRVEIAHGLGFTNVCTLADIQKAYPLLDMVDHENRNVVAVGNHPEDTHFPAVEAVLLLGEPIDWESHLQLLVDLILTDGKPVSGHVPTDVHCVRQLPVIACNMDLVFMHQACMPRFGHGAFLVCLDALYKKITGKDLKYTALIGKPCEITYCYAEHVINDVAKRIGINKPIRKPSFVGDNPDTDVLGANLYDRYLQRNWANEDNGNTEGSTDHDLPECRTIPKDAKLYDLTCRTKESLLVGTGVYKPDQLTGRADSVDVYYGHRDIMNEPELTKPTRFVPDVFHGMQHILVYENFDPNAVALVEA
- the LOC127858610 gene encoding haloacid dehalogenase-like hydrolase domain-containing 5 isoform X1, producing the protein MEHDFAYNVILQYTSPVTSDEDAIITSTDDKDLRDVSSKTNDVTSGISIKVLDQSRNKDGSDPSCDVVKDTESVLGNEADFGVLFDVDGVLARGSTPLTAAVEGIRLLKDDQGNLRVPVAFVTNSRNCNQDNAAPIQKWLDIQVTPDQVIHAPTPMKLLTKFHDKHVLVIGQEYRVEIAHGLGFTNVCTLADIQKAYPLLDMVDHENRNVVAVGNHPEDTHFPAVEAVLLLGEPIDWESHLQLLVDLILTDGKPVSGHVPTDVHCVRQLPVIACNMDLVFMHQACMPRFGHGAFLVCLDALYKKITGKDLKYTALIGKPCEITYCYAEHVINDVAKRIGINKPIRKPSFVGDNPDTDVLGANLYDRYLQRNWANEDNGNTEGSTDHDLPECRTIPKDAKLYDLTCRTKESLLVGTGVYKPDQLTGRADSVDVYYGHRDIMNEPELTKPTRFVPDVFHGMQHILVYENFDPNAVALVEA
- the LOC127858610 gene encoding haloacid dehalogenase-like hydrolase domain-containing 5 isoform X3, whose protein sequence is MAEKANSYEILDGSDPSCDVVKDTESVLGNEADFGVLFDVDGVLARGSTPLTAAVEGIRLLKDDQGNLRVPVAFVTNSRNCNQDNAAPIQKWLDIQVTPDQVIHAPTPMKLLTKFHDKHVLVIGQEYRVEIAHGLGFTNVCTLADIQKAYPLLDMVDHENRNVVAVGNHPEDTHFPAVEAVLLLGEPIDWESHLQLLVDLILTDGKPVSGHVPTDVHCVRQLPVIACNMDLVFMHQACMPRFGHGAFLVCLDALYKKITGKDLKYTALIGKPCEITYCYAEHVINDVAKRIGINKPIRKPSFVGDNPDTDVLGANLYDRYLQRNWANEDNGNTEGSTDHDLPECRTIPKDAKLYDLTCRTKESLLVGTGVYKPDQLTGRADSVDVYYGHRDIMNEPELTKPTRFVPDVFHGMQHILVYENFDPNAVALVEA